A single window of Candidatus Methanoperedens sp. DNA harbors:
- a CDS encoding hydrogenase maturation nickel metallochaperone HypA, with protein MCSTYTGFSMMPDDLEEMKRGSSTFWCISCKKTFMKKGAAECPNCGSKNIKARAP; from the coding sequence ATGTGCAGCACATATACTGGATTCTCCATGATGCCTGATGATCTTGAAGAGATGAAGAGAGGAAGTTCCACGTTCTGGTGCATTTCATGCAAGAAGACCTTTATGAAAAAAGGAGCAGCAGAATGCCCGAACTGTGGCTCAAAGAATATCAAGGCTAGAGCGCCGTAG
- a CDS encoding DNA-3-methyladenine glycosylase 2 family protein — MYHIKINDFNLDYSLSCGQVFRWEKKDWWNGIVKGTIVRAKQEDRELIVESSLDKDMIIDYFRLDDDLEQIYASISRDEKIKSLINKYRGLRLIRQDPWECLVSYMCSSNNTIRNITNSITRMSECFGNEIEKGYYSFPTPDALSDARLCDMSQCKLGFRAPRILKLANIVANREFDLYGIKDLSYRKGREELVKIEGVGNKIADCVLLFAFGKLESFPVDTHIEQIMERYYGSNFKGPKSKKRDEIAEFARSYFGRYCGYAQEYLFMEDMGILKL; from the coding sequence GTGTACCATATTAAAATAAATGATTTTAACCTCGATTATTCCCTTTCATGCGGCCAGGTATTCAGGTGGGAAAAAAAGGACTGGTGGAACGGGATAGTCAAGGGTACTATCGTCAGGGCTAAACAGGAAGACCGGGAACTGATAGTTGAATCATCTCTCGATAAGGACATGATTATCGATTATTTCAGGCTTGATGATGACCTCGAACAGATTTACGCTTCCATTAGCCGGGATGAAAAAATTAAATCATTGATCAATAAATACAGAGGCCTGCGCCTTATCAGGCAGGACCCCTGGGAATGTCTTGTATCGTATATGTGCTCAAGCAACAACACGATACGGAATATCACTAATTCCATCACGCGCATGAGTGAATGTTTCGGAAATGAGATCGAAAAAGGCTATTATTCCTTTCCCACACCTGATGCGCTTTCGGATGCCCGGCTTTGCGACATGTCGCAGTGCAAGCTTGGTTTTCGCGCTCCCCGGATATTGAAATTAGCAAATATTGTGGCAAATCGCGAATTTGACCTGTACGGGATAAAGGACTTATCCTACAGGAAAGGGCGGGAAGAACTTGTGAAAATAGAGGGCGTTGGAAATAAGATCGCGGATTGCGTGCTGCTTTTTGCATTCGGGAAGCTTGAATCTTTTCCGGTGGATACGCATATCGAACAGATAATGGAAAGATATTATGGATCAAATTTCAAAGGTCCGAAAAGCAAAAAGAGAGATGAAATAGCTGAATTTGCCAGGAGCTATTTCGGAAGATATTGCGGATACGCCCAGGAGTACCTATTTATGGAAGATATGGGTATACTTAAATTATAA
- a CDS encoding YkgJ family cysteine cluster protein: MIHILENIDKWKCEYKKCGAKCCSEGIQLTLKDIKRIKGLGYSPEDFLDFDEKENIFKIRGKEGKCFFNGSKLECTIRDNEPLVCRLLPFRITEVSYSDEPLMKLKPVVDCPGAGKGKKIDKKKIEADATSFLRENQELKRNLKKNGQKGVIEGL, from the coding sequence ATGATACATATCCTTGAAAATATCGATAAGTGGAAGTGTGAATATAAAAAATGCGGTGCCAAATGCTGCTCTGAAGGTATCCAGCTTACATTAAAGGATATAAAAAGGATCAAAGGTCTGGGATATTCGCCTGAAGATTTCCTTGATTTTGATGAAAAGGAAAATATATTCAAGATAAGGGGAAAAGAAGGAAAGTGCTTTTTTAATGGTTCGAAACTTGAATGCACGATACGTGATAACGAGCCGCTTGTTTGCCGTTTGCTTCCATTCAGGATCACTGAGGTCTCATATTCGGATGAACCTTTAATGAAACTAAAACCCGTTGTGGATTGTCCGGGAGCAGGCAAGGGTAAGAAAATCGATAAGAAAAAAATCGAAGCTGATGCAACATCATTCCTGCGTGAGAACCAAGAACTCAAAAGGAACCTGAAGAAAAATGGACAGAAAGGTGTTATTGAAGGGCTGTAA
- a CDS encoding transcriptional regulator, with protein MFLECNKVISKEVQYRRKGDEILMEELIGYVASNHKASKILAVLDSKGAMDGATIAKTVRIVGAEKTIEELTGKNLISREGAKFALTDLGKQVSHKLRSV; from the coding sequence ATGTTTCTTGAATGCAATAAAGTTATCTCAAAAGAAGTCCAATACAGAAGAAAAGGAGATGAAATATTAATGGAAGAATTGATCGGTTATGTTGCAAGCAATCATAAAGCAAGCAAGATCCTTGCAGTGCTGGATTCAAAAGGCGCAATGGATGGAGCAACTATAGCAAAGACTGTGAGGATTGTGGGAGCGGAAAAAACAATAGAAGAACTGACCGGAAAAAACCTCATATCACGCGAAGGCGCCAAATTTGCCCTGACGGACCTGGGAAAGCAGGTTTCGCACAAGCTCCGAAGCGTTTAA
- a CDS encoding methyl-accepting chemotaxis protein, whose amino-acid sequence MINFKDISLSKKLIGGFGVIIILLIIVAALSVAKLSSIDTATKSLFDNEITLGKKADNISINLLQVRRDETNFLMRNDLQYVDKVKSSVNAIKNDVADISKLDVGQKEKDDANNILSLITGCENTFLELVGLQKQLGLLEMEGLNGDLINQARDAEADIKKIGSTDALASLLEARRHEKNYVIRKEVLYQTKVHGAIDIAKINISNSKASDIEKKQAISKLDLYAATFDKFVSISIERDKKEEQLTVNARQIDVLIAGIVNDSQASLNNNMAAMTASNSSSKMAVIILAFIAIVTGVGASIYISRLITKPVDNMLEASKKIAKGDLTVQVQSDQRDEVGQLSMAIQDMAGNLKTVIGNVQKSAMKVSNASQTLSESSKEIKASTEQVASTTQDIAKGVSQQATDMTQMARAMQEMSQTVQQIAANCQKASMRAGEANKTAQEVGKISGNVAQKMGEIKTTVDGSAIVIKELEGKSQKIGEIIGVITTIADQTNLLALNAAIEAARAGDHGRGFAVVADEVRKLAEGSRMAANQITQLIKEIQLGTKKAVESMENGTKTVSEGSATIEIASSAINSIVTGADEVATMIQEIAASAQEQSASVEEVTASVESVSSVSEESAAGTQEASAATEELSASMEQLMTTAQDLAELSEELQMASSQFVIRSVDNFVRCWDIKNCSNEIRQKCPAYESRELRCWFIEGTWCGGVKQGDTKAKIHNCMKCEAFRRNIETG is encoded by the coding sequence ATGATCAATTTCAAAGATATATCCTTAAGCAAGAAACTGATAGGCGGATTCGGGGTTATAATTATCTTATTAATAATAGTCGCCGCATTGAGTGTGGCAAAATTAAGTTCAATAGACACAGCAACAAAAAGTTTATTTGATAATGAAATAACCCTTGGAAAAAAAGCAGATAATATAAGCATTAATCTTCTCCAGGTACGACGTGATGAGACAAATTTTTTGATGCGTAATGATCTTCAGTATGTGGATAAAGTCAAGTCATCAGTTAATGCCATCAAGAATGATGTTGCCGATATCTCAAAACTCGATGTTGGACAGAAAGAAAAGGATGATGCAAATAATATCTTGTCTCTGATCACCGGTTGTGAGAATACATTTCTTGAACTTGTTGGTCTGCAAAAACAGCTTGGTTTACTGGAAATGGAAGGATTAAATGGAGATTTAATAAACCAGGCACGAGATGCAGAAGCGGATATTAAAAAGATCGGCAGCACGGATGCTCTGGCGTCGTTACTTGAAGCCAGAAGACATGAGAAAAACTATGTGATCCGAAAGGAAGTCCTCTACCAGACCAAGGTGCATGGTGCCATCGATATAGCAAAAATTAATATATCAAATTCAAAAGCATCTGATATTGAAAAAAAACAGGCCATATCAAAACTTGACCTGTATGCGGCCACTTTTGATAAATTTGTAAGTATCTCCATTGAAAGGGATAAAAAAGAAGAGCAACTCACTGTTAACGCGCGGCAGATAGATGTCCTTATTGCCGGCATAGTAAATGATTCCCAGGCTAGCCTGAATAATAATATGGCTGCAATGACTGCTTCAAACAGTTCTTCGAAAATGGCCGTCATTATTCTTGCATTCATTGCAATTGTAACAGGTGTTGGCGCCAGTATCTATATATCCCGTTTAATTACAAAGCCAGTAGATAATATGCTTGAGGCATCAAAAAAGATCGCAAAAGGCGACCTTACTGTGCAGGTGCAAAGCGACCAAAGGGACGAAGTAGGACAGCTCTCCATGGCTATCCAGGACATGGCAGGTAATTTAAAGACCGTGATCGGAAATGTACAAAAATCTGCGATGAAAGTCTCAAATGCATCCCAGACGCTTTCAGAATCAAGCAAAGAAATTAAAGCGTCCACAGAGCAGGTAGCCAGCACAACTCAGGATATCGCAAAAGGCGTAAGCCAGCAAGCGACAGATATGACACAGATGGCAAGAGCCATGCAAGAGATGTCGCAAACAGTTCAACAAATTGCGGCAAATTGTCAGAAAGCATCGATGCGGGCAGGAGAAGCTAATAAAACCGCACAGGAAGTGGGCAAGATTTCCGGAAATGTCGCGCAGAAGATGGGCGAGATAAAAACAACTGTCGATGGTTCAGCTATTGTAATAAAGGAGCTTGAAGGTAAATCCCAGAAAATTGGTGAAATCATCGGCGTGATAACTACTATTGCAGACCAGACAAACCTTCTTGCTCTTAATGCAGCTATTGAAGCGGCACGGGCCGGGGATCATGGAAGAGGTTTCGCGGTTGTGGCTGATGAAGTCCGAAAACTTGCTGAGGGGTCAAGAATGGCAGCAAACCAGATCACCCAGCTGATAAAAGAGATCCAGTTGGGAACAAAGAAAGCGGTTGAAAGCATGGAAAATGGAACGAAAACTGTGAGTGAAGGTTCAGCTACTATTGAAATTGCGTCATCAGCTATTAACAGTATTGTAACTGGCGCAGATGAAGTTGCCACTATGATCCAGGAGATTGCGGCTTCAGCGCAGGAACAGTCAGCATCTGTAGAAGAAGTCACAGCCTCGGTAGAAAGTGTTTCATCAGTCAGTGAGGAATCTGCGGCAGGTACTCAGGAAGCTTCAGCCGCTACTGAAGAACTTTCAGCATCGATGGAGCAGCTCATGACAACTGCACAGGACCTTGCGGAACTGTCTGAGGAACTGCAAATGGCTTCATCACAGTTTGTGATAAGGTCTGTTGATAATTTCGTGCGCTGCTGGGATATCAAGAACTGCAGCAACGAGATCAGACAGAAATGCCCGGCATACGAATCCAGAGAACTTCGCTGCTGGTTTATCGAAGGAACCTGGTGCGGAGGAGTAAAGCAGGGTGATACAAAAGCGAAAATCCACAACTGCATGAAATGTGAAGCATTCAGAAGAAATATTGAAACAGGATAA
- a CDS encoding methanogenesis marker 2 protein translates to MDIQKIAKEIREFEGVTRKKPIADLIHIFQTVRSEYSGSVVDFGDDAAVIDIGGDDYILFAADGIWGRLVNASPWWAGYTSVLVNVNDIAAMGGKPVAMVNVLSSDNKNACKELLRGIRDGIAKFGVPMVGGHLHPDTPYTSLSVAIIGTVKKGCEIKSGTAKAGDVVIAAYDMDGKVGPNSPYSFDTTTAKEPEEVRRKYRVMQEIGEKKLVTAGKDISNPGLIGTLGMLLETSKKGASVDLGKIHAPEGVDFTQWLKVHPATGFIVTALSENEAQVMDLFEKAGYAVANIGVVNDTSKLDICYKDKCATVFDFKKDVVTGITQ, encoded by the coding sequence ATGGATATACAGAAAATCGCAAAGGAAATCAGGGAATTCGAGGGCGTAACCCGCAAGAAACCCATTGCAGACCTCATACATATTTTCCAGACTGTGCGCTCGGAATATTCCGGTTCCGTGGTTGATTTTGGCGATGATGCTGCCGTAATTGATATCGGCGGGGATGATTATATTCTTTTTGCTGCTGACGGAATCTGGGGTCGCCTCGTAAATGCAAGTCCGTGGTGGGCAGGCTATACTTCCGTGCTTGTGAATGTCAACGACATCGCCGCAATGGGCGGAAAACCTGTTGCGATGGTCAATGTCCTGTCTTCGGATAATAAAAACGCCTGCAAGGAACTTCTCAGGGGCATCAGGGACGGGATAGCGAAATTCGGGGTCCCGATGGTTGGCGGGCATCTTCATCCCGATACTCCATATACTTCATTATCTGTGGCGATTATCGGCACAGTCAAAAAGGGATGCGAGATCAAAAGCGGAACCGCGAAGGCAGGGGATGTTGTAATAGCCGCATACGATATGGACGGGAAAGTCGGGCCAAATTCTCCTTACAGTTTTGACACAACGACTGCAAAAGAGCCTGAGGAAGTGCGCAGGAAATACAGGGTGATGCAGGAAATAGGCGAGAAGAAGCTTGTCACCGCAGGAAAGGATATCAGCAATCCGGGGCTTATCGGAACGCTCGGGATGCTCCTTGAAACAAGCAAAAAAGGCGCAAGCGTTGACCTGGGGAAAATACACGCGCCAGAGGGCGTTGATTTTACACAGTGGTTGAAGGTTCATCCGGCAACGGGTTTTATAGTTACGGCTTTATCTGAGAATGAAGCACAAGTTATGGATCTTTTTGAAAAGGCAGGATATGCGGTTGCGAATATCGGGGTCGTGAATGATACATCAAAACTTGATATTTGTTATAAAGATAAATGCGCGACAGTATTTGATTTCAAAAAAGACGTGGTGACAGGGATAACTCAATAA
- a CDS encoding high-affinity iron transporter, which translates to MLASFLITFREALEAALIIGIIVAYVAKLGRKDLNRYINIGIISALIASLAVAFLFKVVYGELQGTAEQLFEGAASLTAAIVLTYMIFWMAQNSKQIKGEVQEKIDMSISKGQMRGIAVLSFIAVFREGVETVLFLGTLAIQSPADTIIGFITGMAVVTFLSFIMFKGIYSLDVSRFFRYTSILLILFSAGLVATSVHEFNEAGIIPEIVEHVWDINPPLNPDGSYPPLHENGLIGGSLKSLVGYNGNPSLTEVMAYIGYWIIIGLFVYRSYQKR; encoded by the coding sequence ATGTTGGCAAGCTTTTTAATAACATTCAGGGAAGCGCTTGAAGCAGCCCTGATAATCGGAATAATTGTAGCATATGTCGCAAAGCTGGGAAGAAAAGACCTCAACCGTTATATAAATATAGGGATCATAAGCGCCCTTATCGCAAGTCTGGCAGTGGCTTTTTTATTCAAAGTAGTTTACGGCGAACTCCAGGGCACAGCAGAGCAGCTTTTTGAGGGCGCAGCCTCTCTTACTGCGGCTATCGTACTTACATACATGATCTTCTGGATGGCGCAAAATTCAAAACAGATAAAAGGTGAAGTCCAGGAAAAAATAGACATGTCCATTTCAAAAGGGCAAATGCGGGGAATAGCAGTCCTGTCTTTTATCGCAGTATTCAGGGAGGGTGTCGAGACCGTATTATTCCTCGGAACACTTGCGATCCAGTCTCCGGCTGATACCATAATTGGTTTCATCACTGGTATGGCAGTTGTGACCTTCCTGTCATTTATAATGTTCAAAGGGATTTACAGTCTTGACGTGAGCAGGTTCTTCAGATATACAAGCATTCTGCTGATATTGTTCTCAGCGGGTCTTGTTGCCACATCGGTACATGAATTCAATGAAGCAGGCATAATACCGGAAATCGTAGAGCATGTATGGGATATAAACCCGCCGCTGAATCCTGATGGTTCGTATCCGCCACTTCATGAAAATGGGTTGATCGGAGGAAGCTTAAAATCCCTCGTAGGTTATAATGGAAATCCCTCACTTACAGAAGTTATGGCATACATTGGTTACTGGATAATAATAGGACTGTTTGTTTACAGAAGCTACCAAAAGAGGTAA
- a CDS encoding metal-dependent transcriptional regulator has translation MEADTPRIEEYLESIYKLQLEQHPVSTSRLAEHLKLSPPSVSEMVKKLANKGLINHTGKGVCLTEEGGRMAKKVVRRHRLSERLLTDILGFKWDEVHDEACRLEHAISPEMEDRIAQSLGNPKTCPHGHPIPDKDGSFVKEKVRPLSELKANEKAIIVNVFEEDPKMLQYLASLGLIPDICVRVEEVAPFGGPLIVCVSGSRYALGREVASKIKVK, from the coding sequence ATGGAAGCAGACACACCAAGGATAGAAGAATATCTTGAATCGATATATAAATTGCAACTGGAACAGCATCCAGTAAGCACATCGCGCCTTGCAGAACACCTGAAATTATCTCCCCCATCCGTATCCGAGATGGTAAAAAAACTTGCGAATAAGGGTCTCATAAACCACACCGGAAAGGGCGTATGCCTTACAGAAGAAGGTGGAAGAATGGCCAAAAAAGTCGTTCGCAGACACCGCCTTTCCGAGCGGCTGCTTACCGATATCCTGGGCTTTAAATGGGACGAAGTGCATGATGAAGCATGCAGGCTTGAGCATGCAATAAGCCCTGAGATGGAAGACAGGATCGCCCAGAGCCTGGGAAATCCAAAAACCTGCCCTCACGGCCATCCCATCCCTGATAAGGACGGATCGTTCGTAAAAGAAAAGGTAAGGCCGCTTTCAGAATTAAAAGCCAATGAAAAAGCAATCATTGTTAATGTATTCGAAGAAGACCCGAAAATGCTCCAGTATCTTGCATCACTTGGATTGATCCCTGATATTTGCGTTCGTGTCGAGGAAGTGGCGCCGTTCGGAGGGCCATTGATTGTGTGTGTCTCAGGCTCACGGTACGCGCTGGGAAGAGAAGTAGCATCAAAAATAAAGGTAAAATAA
- the feoB gene encoding ferrous iron transport protein B translates to MALSCHSALKEIKGSTDFTFALAGNPNVGKSSIFNQLTGMGVVTANYPGKTVELNLATTNFKDKRIGIIDLPGSYALGAVSEDQWVARRAILDCKPDVAIMILDATNLARNLYMLIQFIDLGIPIVAALNLIDEAEKRNILIDSGELSRLLGIPVVKTIATTGSGLDELIQQAVDTANAKNKTGISYSLHYGDDIETNIKKLEEILMPYNFGINPRALSIMLLENDPEFIELVGKHENGKSIIEEANRISREIEELHREKTPLRIARERHGLAGSIASQVQGDVKPIPSDKIWAYTTSPLTGIPLLIGVLAIIFSFLFYGGNWLSTLFSNQWAAYVSPVIEDTVNYIFGSGIIGKILLWGFDDGILAALAVGIPYVLTFYFMLAFLEDSGYLNSVAFLTDRLMHKFGLHGRAIIPLVAGAGCNVPAIIGTRVLTTMRERTIASTLITLIPCSARTAVILGAVSLFVGWKPAVAIYLIIFALVFLVGAGLNKIMPGKSTGLVMEMFPFRMPMISNILKKTWSRFKGFVFVAFPIVLVGSIVLGGLYETGYLWKLASPLSPVVEGWLGLPAVAGLTLIFAVLRKELALQLLVTLAIVMYGRNANNLLLFMTPAQLFVYALVNTIYIPCVATIAVLGRELGWKRAFGIMAFTITLAILIGGIASRIIGYYHLL, encoded by the coding sequence ATGGCTCTTTCATGTCATAGCGCCCTCAAGGAAATAAAGGGCAGCACTGATTTCACATTTGCACTTGCTGGAAATCCCAATGTGGGAAAATCAAGCATATTTAACCAACTGACCGGGATGGGTGTGGTCACTGCCAACTATCCCGGAAAAACCGTTGAACTCAATCTTGCAACCACGAATTTCAAAGACAAACGGATAGGTATAATCGACCTTCCCGGCAGCTACGCCCTTGGCGCGGTCTCTGAAGACCAGTGGGTAGCGCGAAGGGCGATCTTAGACTGTAAACCGGATGTGGCAATAATGATCCTTGATGCCACAAATCTTGCAAGGAATCTCTATATGCTGATCCAGTTCATCGATCTTGGCATACCGATAGTGGCTGCCCTGAACCTGATAGATGAGGCCGAAAAAAGGAATATCCTGATCGATTCCGGGGAATTGTCCCGGCTCCTTGGTATCCCTGTTGTGAAAACAATAGCCACGACAGGCAGCGGTCTTGATGAACTGATACAGCAGGCAGTGGATACTGCAAACGCTAAAAACAAAACCGGGATCAGTTATTCATTGCATTATGGCGATGATATTGAAACCAATATCAAAAAACTTGAAGAAATTCTCATGCCTTATAACTTCGGGATAAATCCAAGGGCTCTTTCGATCATGCTCCTTGAAAATGATCCTGAATTTATTGAACTTGTGGGGAAACATGAAAATGGCAAATCCATAATCGAAGAAGCAAACAGGATAAGCAGGGAGATAGAGGAATTACACAGAGAGAAAACCCCATTAAGGATCGCACGTGAGAGACATGGGCTTGCAGGTTCGATAGCATCCCAGGTACAGGGGGATGTAAAACCCATACCATCGGATAAAATATGGGCTTATACCACTTCACCGCTTACAGGCATACCCCTGCTTATCGGGGTCCTTGCCATAATTTTTTCCTTCCTCTTTTACGGCGGTAACTGGCTTTCCACTCTTTTCAGTAACCAATGGGCAGCATATGTTTCGCCTGTTATTGAGGATACTGTTAATTATATTTTTGGAAGCGGGATTATCGGTAAAATTTTATTGTGGGGTTTTGACGATGGTATCCTTGCAGCTCTTGCTGTGGGTATCCCGTATGTGCTTACATTCTATTTCATGCTCGCTTTCCTTGAAGATTCAGGATACCTGAACTCTGTGGCATTCCTTACAGACAGGCTGATGCATAAGTTCGGGCTTCACGGGCGTGCGATCATCCCGCTTGTTGCAGGTGCGGGCTGCAATGTTCCTGCAATAATCGGCACACGCGTTTTAACCACGATGCGGGAGCGAACGATTGCAAGTACCCTTATCACTCTCATCCCGTGCAGTGCGCGGACAGCCGTTATTCTTGGCGCCGTATCCCTGTTCGTGGGATGGAAACCGGCCGTTGCAATTTATCTTATAATATTTGCTCTTGTATTCCTGGTAGGAGCAGGACTTAACAAAATAATGCCTGGAAAATCAACAGGGCTTGTCATGGAAATGTTCCCATTCAGGATGCCGATGATTTCAAACATATTGAAAAAGACCTGGTCAAGGTTCAAAGGCTTTGTATTCGTGGCTTTTCCGATAGTGCTTGTAGGGTCTATAGTACTTGGAGGGCTTTACGAAACCGGATATCTCTGGAAACTTGCCTCACCGCTTTCTCCTGTAGTTGAGGGATGGCTGGGTCTTCCTGCTGTTGCCGGTCTTACTTTGATCTTTGCCGTGCTTAGAAAAGAACTTGCGCTCCAGTTGCTTGTTACTCTTGCAATAGTCATGTACGGAAGAAACGCAAATAATCTCCTGCTGTTCATGACGCCAGCGCAATTATTCGTTTATGCGCTTGTGAATACGATCTATATACCATGCGTTGCAACTATCGCCGTACTTGGGCGGGAGCTTGGCTGGAAAAGAGCATTTGGAATCATGGCATTCACCATTACACTTGCAATACTTATCGGCGGGATAGCTTCCAGGATCATAGGATATTACCACCTGCTATGA
- a CDS encoding HAD family hydrolase, whose translation MKIAVVFDSAGTLLRMHRVAKNVNTGDILNEVVSTELVGKKPYCALLVMQIDSNKLTKCPPDMLVSDFIDKYNIGIDVGCSRAQVDNNTALSVVKNDMKATMSDLQDVMAAVKQRCKNIFYMGVGLIIDVETRSIQYVICTGGKIYSNSCSVIQTLTDRGIAVYIASGDSMRNLQPLAKNVCVPLECVYEISTPKKKEGIVKRLKEQYDKVAMVGDGINDILAFRAADLSVLSIQQTGECPPLLCEEADIVIKDIKEIIGIVEKM comes from the coding sequence ATGAAAATTGCTGTAGTCTTTGACAGTGCTGGAACACTGCTTCGCATGCACCGCGTGGCAAAGAACGTAAATACCGGAGATATTCTAAATGAGGTCGTTTCAACAGAACTTGTTGGTAAAAAGCCTTATTGTGCGCTTCTTGTAATGCAGATAGATTCAAATAAGCTCACAAAATGCCCTCCGGATATGCTGGTTTCCGATTTCATAGATAAATACAACATAGGCATTGATGTTGGCTGTTCAAGGGCCCAGGTGGATAACAATACGGCCCTATCGGTTGTGAAAAACGATATGAAGGCAACAATGTCTGATCTCCAGGATGTGATGGCTGCTGTCAAACAAAGATGCAAGAATATTTTTTATATGGGCGTTGGTCTTATTATCGATGTGGAAACAAGGAGCATCCAGTATGTCATCTGCACAGGCGGAAAAATCTATTCCAACAGCTGTTCTGTGATACAGACCCTTACAGACAGGGGCATAGCCGTATATATCGCATCAGGTGACAGTATGCGAAACCTCCAGCCTCTTGCAAAAAACGTCTGTGTACCTCTTGAATGTGTGTATGAGATATCAACCCCAAAGAAAAAAGAGGGGATCGTGAAAAGATTGAAAGAACAATATGATAAAGTAGCAATGGTGGGTGATGGTATCAATGATATCCTTGCATTTCGCGCTGCTGATTTAAGCGTACTCTCAATACAGCAGACAGGGGAGTGTCCCCCTCTTCTTTGCGAAGAAGCGGATATCGTAATAAAGGATATCAAAGAGATAATCGGGATAGTGGAAAAAATGTAG
- a CDS encoding 16S ribosomal RNA methyltransferase A — protein MKWYKKDQHFLIDEQVLGRIIEYGHLNSLDIVLEIGAGPGNLTEKLARRAGKVIAIEVDPELASSLNRFDNVEVIIGDAMKQDFPHFNKVISNLPYSISSPVTFKLLENKFDMGILMYQHEFAKRMVAIPGSKDYGRLSIAVQYRANVDIMEIVPRLAFSAPPQVDSAIVRLIPRLPPYEVNDVDFFMKFITAAFSQRRKKIKNAILNNAAFLGISDKALEKLPPDMIDRRAETISPEELAKLSDILFEENF, from the coding sequence ATGAAATGGTATAAAAAGGACCAGCATTTCTTAATTGATGAACAGGTTCTTGGCAGGATCATCGAGTACGGACATTTAAATAGTCTGGATATTGTTCTTGAAATAGGCGCAGGCCCTGGTAACCTGACAGAAAAACTTGCACGCAGGGCAGGAAAAGTCATCGCCATTGAAGTTGATCCGGAACTCGCATCTTCCCTGAACAGGTTTGATAATGTTGAAGTTATCATAGGGGATGCGATGAAACAGGATTTTCCCCATTTTAATAAAGTGATCTCTAATTTGCCTTATTCTATCTCATCACCTGTGACCTTCAAACTGCTGGAAAATAAATTCGATATGGGTATTCTTATGTACCAGCATGAATTTGCAAAAAGAATGGTTGCTATACCAGGCAGTAAGGATTATGGCCGGCTTTCGATAGCAGTCCAGTACCGGGCAAACGTTGATATCATGGAAATCGTGCCACGGCTGGCTTTCAGTGCTCCTCCGCAGGTCGATTCAGCGATAGTCAGGCTTATACCGCGATTGCCGCCTTATGAAGTAAATGACGTGGATTTTTTCATGAAATTTATAACAGCAGCTTTTTCACAGAGAAGAAAGAAAATTAAGAACGCCATATTAAATAATGCAGCATTTCTTGGGATCAGCGATAAAGCGCTGGAAAAACTGCCACCTGATATGATTGACAGGAGGGCTGAAACCATTTCTCCTGAGGAACTGGCAAAACTATCTGACATTCTTTTTGAAGAGAATTTTTAA
- a CDS encoding DUF655 domain-containing protein, whose translation MITLGKRQEKEDTAYILDYLHYGRSDDSRPMYQKKPLIQAIGEKHFVLMELIPKENVVPNVHDKVYIGDGDRPVIDHVKRRIAYNELTHGAQLELPAVIEKIVLANETRFLAFFNDAYPITTRLHMLELLPGIGKKLMWGIIEEKKKGKFENFKNLIERVKGLHAPEKLIAHRVLDELKDDNIKYRVFTTPMPPKR comes from the coding sequence ATGATAACCCTAGGTAAAAGGCAAGAAAAAGAAGACACAGCTTACATTCTGGATTATCTGCATTATGGGCGTTCTGATGATTCCCGCCCGATGTATCAAAAAAAGCCCCTTATTCAGGCAATCGGGGAAAAACATTTTGTTTTGATGGAGCTTATACCTAAAGAGAATGTAGTCCCCAATGTCCATGATAAGGTTTATATCGGGGATGGAGATCGTCCTGTTATCGATCATGTCAAGAGACGCATAGCTTATAATGAACTTACCCATGGAGCACAGCTGGAGCTTCCTGCTGTTATTGAAAAAATAGTTCTTGCAAATGAAACGCGGTTTTTGGCTTTCTTTAATGATGCATATCCGATAACAACGCGTCTTCATATGCTTGAGCTGTTACCAGGAATCGGAAAGAAGCTCATGTGGGGAATAATAGAAGAGAAAAAGAAGGGTAAATTTGAAAATTTCAAGAATCTTATTGAAAGGGTAAAAGGCCTTCATGCTCCTGAAAAACTTATTGCTCACAGGGTTCTGGATGAATTGAAGGACGATAATATAAAATATCGTGTTTTTACAACCCCTATGCCCCCTAAAAGATGA